In Treponema primitia ZAS-2, a genomic segment contains:
- a CDS encoding tyrosine-type recombinase/integrase — translation MRVRESYSLYQRKTPAGVVFYYQVYDEAGKRLCGHSTGKTTKTAAREFCNQLLKAGKLLPEKEPVPTFGEFSQGWWDFETCRYTKSRNARNSLTQRYLDTASYNLKQYILPYFEKSRIDLITDVMIDNWLLALVGKGLKKSTANNAYNIFRTMLTYAHRKLRLIPSNPFDLVEKLGSDKNQDDGDDEYQEDMTILTPEEVKLLFPENWETVWSKKLYYVLNMLAACTGMRIGELLGLKAKYVCNGYIYVRKQFDSLGYRNVKTKRPRYITIPAGVEDELRELIAKNGDGFIFVWRPNAPQPISRACVTIEYHRALEKAGIARDVQRKRNLHMHGWRHFFNTFLLTENITDDKVMAMTGHLNKKTKERYTHFDGSKFTDVRAAQEKMLDQKPGMPVPAPLATPTSVGKFPAQIPAPGSMQDGAVNIQVLNVVVPSETGEIGDPMVWLERVDFSAIAEVVNRKKWEECKERNVTENSAGAV, via the coding sequence ATGCGAGTAAGAGAGTCTTATTCACTGTACCAGCGGAAGACACCGGCGGGGGTGGTCTTTTATTATCAGGTCTATGACGAGGCGGGAAAACGGCTGTGCGGCCATTCCACGGGGAAAACGACCAAAACAGCGGCAAGGGAGTTTTGCAACCAGCTTTTGAAGGCGGGGAAGCTGCTGCCGGAAAAAGAGCCAGTACCGACCTTTGGGGAGTTTTCCCAGGGGTGGTGGGATTTCGAGACCTGCCGGTATACCAAGAGCCGTAACGCCCGGAATAGTCTTACCCAACGGTATCTTGATACTGCTTCGTATAACCTGAAACAGTATATTTTGCCTTATTTTGAAAAGAGCCGCATTGATCTGATTACCGATGTCATGATCGATAACTGGCTGCTTGCTCTGGTGGGCAAGGGTTTAAAAAAGTCTACCGCCAATAATGCCTACAACATTTTCAGGACCATGCTGACCTACGCCCATAGGAAATTACGCCTTATCCCTTCCAACCCGTTTGATTTGGTTGAGAAGCTCGGTTCAGACAAAAACCAGGATGATGGAGATGATGAGTACCAGGAAGATATGACTATTCTTACCCCGGAAGAAGTGAAGCTGTTGTTTCCTGAAAACTGGGAAACGGTTTGGAGCAAAAAACTGTACTATGTGCTGAATATGCTAGCGGCTTGCACGGGTATGCGGATAGGGGAACTGCTGGGGCTGAAGGCTAAGTATGTGTGTAACGGGTATATCTATGTTAGGAAACAGTTTGACAGTCTGGGCTACCGGAATGTTAAGACAAAAAGGCCCCGGTATATTACTATTCCGGCGGGCGTTGAGGATGAGCTGCGGGAGCTTATTGCGAAAAATGGGGATGGGTTTATTTTCGTTTGGAGGCCCAATGCCCCACAGCCGATATCACGGGCTTGTGTAACTATTGAGTACCACCGGGCACTGGAAAAGGCAGGGATTGCCCGGGATGTGCAGAGAAAACGGAACCTTCATATGCACGGCTGGCGGCATTTTTTCAACACCTTTCTCCTAACCGAAAATATTACCGATGATAAGGTGATGGCTATGACGGGCCATCTTAACAAGAAAACGAAAGAGCGGTATACCCATTTCGACGGCTCCAAGTTTACGGATGTGCGCGCGGCGCAGGAAAAAATGCTGGACCAGAAACCGGGGATGCCTGTCCCCGCGCCACTTGCAACGCCGACTTCAGTCGGCAAGTTCCCCGCGCAGATACCGGCTCCGGGCTCAATGCAGGATGGGGCGGTCAATATCCAGGTGCTTAATGTGGTGGTGCCTTCGGAAACGGGTGAAATAGGCGATCCTATGGTGTGGCTTGAGCGGGTTGATTTCTCGGCTATTGCCGAGGTGGTGAACAGGAAGAAGTGGGAAGAATGCAAGGAGCGTAATGTAACGGAGAATAGTGCCGGCGCTGTCTAG
- a CDS encoding phage terminase large subunit has protein sequence MAVFNPTAVQRQAIKLVKGGAKHILLFGGSRSGKTTVLVMVIVYRAIRFAGSRHLICRYRAKDARSSVLRETLLPALSNTVGSSRYSYLAHESMITLFNGSEIWIGGLGDREQADKILGHEYNTIYFNEISQLSYIAVTTAYSRLAMRVPGCRNLFLYDCNPGSPLHWAYRIFIRKQQFLNGEPLARPELYASMLLNPADNREHLPDDYISDVLDALPEKQRARFRDGSWVKAEGVIYELFDETMILKAADMPAEYDRVAAGQDFGLNITNVKIGWVNGAIFVLADYGAFNMTTKSFNEELKSRHWFDSIADGRYEYLDFPVYCDPAGGERIQEITNGTKANNSVESGIDFINAKIERSQFFVADSCTGVLSEIWDYCRDEAGEIIKLNDHFMDALRYAVFSDVQQGIIAQ, from the coding sequence ATGGCGGTGTTTAACCCTACTGCGGTTCAGCGGCAAGCTATCAAACTGGTTAAGGGCGGGGCGAAACATATTCTGCTGTTTGGCGGGTCCCGGTCGGGCAAGACTACGGTCCTGGTGATGGTGATTGTCTACCGGGCGATCCGCTTTGCGGGGTCCCGGCATTTGATTTGTCGGTACCGGGCCAAGGATGCGCGGTCCTCGGTGCTGCGGGAAACGCTTTTGCCTGCACTTTCGAATACGGTGGGCAGCAGCCGCTACAGCTATCTGGCCCATGAAAGCATGATTACCCTTTTTAACGGGTCTGAAATCTGGATTGGCGGACTGGGGGACCGGGAGCAGGCGGACAAGATTCTGGGGCATGAATACAACACGATTTATTTTAACGAGATTTCACAGCTTAGCTATATTGCGGTTACTACGGCGTATTCACGGCTGGCTATGCGGGTTCCTGGGTGCCGGAATTTGTTTCTCTACGACTGCAACCCAGGCTCGCCGCTCCATTGGGCGTATAGGATTTTCATTCGCAAGCAGCAGTTTTTGAACGGTGAACCGCTGGCCCGGCCGGAGCTGTACGCTTCCATGCTGCTTAACCCGGCTGATAACCGGGAGCATTTGCCCGATGACTATATTTCCGATGTGCTGGATGCGCTGCCAGAAAAACAGCGGGCACGGTTCCGGGATGGGTCTTGGGTTAAGGCCGAGGGGGTTATCTACGAACTGTTTGACGAGACCATGATTCTGAAAGCGGCGGATATGCCTGCTGAATATGACCGGGTTGCTGCGGGCCAGGATTTTGGGCTCAATATTACGAATGTAAAAATTGGGTGGGTGAATGGCGCAATTTTTGTGCTAGCCGATTACGGCGCTTTTAATATGACCACGAAATCGTTTAACGAGGAGCTAAAATCACGCCATTGGTTTGACAGTATCGCTGATGGCAGGTATGAGTATCTCGATTTTCCGGTTTACTGCGATCCGGCTGGGGGAGAGCGGATTCAGGAGATTACGAATGGAACTAAGGCTAATAACAGTGTTGAAAGCGGGATTGACTTTATTAACGCAAAGATTGAGCGGAGTCAGTTTTTTGTTGCTGATAGCTGTACTGGCGTTCTTTCGGAGATTTGGGACTACTGCCGGGATGAGGCGGGGGAAATCATAAAGCTTAATGACCACTTTATGGATGCCTTGCGCTATGCGGTGTTCTCTGATGTCCAGCAGGGGATTATCGCGCAATGA
- a CDS encoding Ig-like domain-containing protein, whose protein sequence is MCKKATDRSRILKFTLQSLFPICIFIILASPMWAHGKQENWQPVDGQEIWQKEYDISGLKRGKHNFLVRARDAAGNQTIDGPYNIVVDRNAGLPEVRIVYPEANAVIRQDTDFLGVASGRFGVDHVTVRLDDQASVQADGKEYWKFPISTFVRSVTLANGSTAERSLSEGLHVMHVKATDTRRTEGPEIQIPFIYDRTPPEVEFIGIETGQLVSGNIKLQGQASDTNGIATVEFSADGGRSFEFLDLKPNKKILGSFSFMVPFPTLKSRDGQVFFQLRATDTTGLISTKPYLLYVDNERPVIEVLSPADGDDSLGPTRVTGRIYDAVGLSKFYYEWVGETHDIEIRPGDPYWDINLNISYQNRNPTLRVYAVDKSNNQTVLVKRFSDSRKVKTPTLTIDYPTTGLNNLAADQSIIGHFNPGFIPATIIMEGRVEELPAEPGFRIPPDLIPQGRSTIRLWAKAVDGTVGSPYTLRVNKPASRDNAVPLDPKPSPIVISNYKAYDFIREGQISLRGRIAQQTYGASSGVLDASVLEELSAMTDISLAASLLESRDTEIDESAPDTPVVADEIPYSSLIAQGGAFRLEYRLNPQDDWGSVTIRGDGTFDLPVDMNSFREGPVHIELRTLQREVPAIPLYFPLNRAESDPVVHFISPVQNGTTVNGSTTVTGRVNSVVPIREIAFTTDETIFTPIEMKEGFQKYEFSTLFDFTAMDRAGGSFSIRVTDKNGDAFLTPLDVPVDAASDDPIITFNQPLEKEVIVDDLSITGIVQDDDQVYGIHWRIIKKDEDTTARTKMFAWEDEELEEESPLSSDFTFIETDQVFDISIPLAYLSDGEWIIEAFGEDIYGIQGEVTQRIIRVSLANPQVTMTDPVMTVYNRGVIYIHGNALDRNGIQGVWVSMDNGNSYQQAEGGEEWRLSLNTALYEDGEYAVLLRVRDRYDRETIDSAMLNIDNTPPDMVFEVPYDDADIGNTLDIAARIQDNIVLQEITLEVISVSNSDYRLTYTLDPAPVILEALDISEAPLGFYNIRIVATDMAGNTAVASRNVTKTTEAEASEASFYNPMPGEVHTGTINISGRTRGLVVPTEVQLWANREPHATVPVDKYGNFFYKFPQNKIPDDGFLVLSASYETPSGEMVFSNEHPMLYRDAGPTVTVESHKDGDVITGRPWLKGRAWMEFSPSQWASLPRGERPYYDVKKVLISFDNGRTYHVAKGTREWKFRLECSEIGRGPLPILIRAEFANGEIAIRRVVMTIDLDPPALRTLDPEEDTLHRDALYVYGTASEEYAFDSIMINLRPGDKALYMIPPIIQGLYLDASFFGATIASGGLGITFFENNVKLQVHAGIAPSEVEGEAGRYPGQVFGAKLIANLYNLPFRYIFGPDWEMFSMTWALGANFAYFSMGEGTPQILGAVLAQWEVARFTFPQFKVFSSYAAYVEPAVWFTSTEEGIKADRFKFRIGFGIRANVF, encoded by the coding sequence ATGTGCAAGAAGGCTACAGATAGGAGCCGTATTTTAAAATTTACCCTTCAAAGCCTTTTTCCGATTTGTATTTTCATCATCCTCGCCTCTCCCATGTGGGCTCATGGTAAACAGGAGAACTGGCAGCCCGTGGACGGCCAGGAAATTTGGCAGAAAGAATACGATATAAGCGGCCTTAAAAGGGGCAAGCATAATTTTTTAGTCCGCGCCAGGGACGCCGCTGGAAATCAAACCATCGACGGTCCCTATAATATTGTGGTGGATCGGAATGCGGGGCTTCCGGAGGTCCGCATCGTGTACCCCGAGGCCAATGCGGTTATCCGCCAGGATACGGATTTTCTGGGGGTAGCCTCAGGCCGTTTTGGGGTGGACCATGTGACGGTGCGCCTGGATGACCAGGCTTCGGTTCAGGCGGATGGCAAAGAATACTGGAAATTCCCTATCTCCACCTTTGTCCGGAGTGTCACCTTAGCAAACGGGTCTACTGCGGAACGGAGCCTTTCAGAAGGCCTGCACGTAATGCATGTTAAGGCCACAGATACCCGCAGAACCGAGGGGCCGGAGATCCAGATACCCTTTATCTATGACCGGACACCGCCGGAAGTTGAATTCATTGGCATTGAAACAGGCCAATTGGTATCGGGGAATATCAAACTCCAGGGACAGGCTTCTGACACCAACGGTATAGCCACAGTGGAATTCAGCGCCGATGGCGGCCGGAGTTTTGAATTTCTGGATCTGAAACCAAATAAAAAAATCCTCGGGTCGTTTAGCTTTATGGTGCCCTTCCCCACCCTCAAAAGCCGTGACGGCCAGGTTTTCTTCCAGCTCCGGGCTACGGATACCACAGGCCTGATTAGCACCAAGCCCTACCTGCTCTATGTGGACAATGAGCGCCCGGTGATTGAAGTCCTGTCCCCTGCGGATGGGGATGATTCACTAGGCCCCACAAGGGTAACAGGGCGCATCTATGATGCGGTGGGCCTTTCAAAATTCTACTATGAGTGGGTGGGAGAAACCCATGACATAGAAATACGCCCCGGTGACCCCTACTGGGACATCAACCTTAATATTTCCTACCAAAACCGGAACCCCACCTTGCGGGTGTACGCGGTGGATAAAAGCAATAACCAGACTGTACTGGTCAAACGGTTTAGCGATAGCCGCAAGGTTAAAACCCCTACCCTCACCATAGACTACCCCACCACGGGGCTGAACAATCTGGCGGCGGACCAGTCCATCATCGGTCACTTTAACCCCGGCTTTATACCAGCCACCATAATTATGGAAGGAAGGGTGGAAGAACTCCCCGCCGAACCGGGCTTCCGTATCCCCCCGGACCTGATCCCCCAGGGGAGAAGTACCATACGGCTCTGGGCAAAGGCGGTGGATGGTACCGTGGGTTCCCCCTATACCCTGCGGGTCAACAAGCCCGCGAGTAGGGACAATGCGGTGCCCCTGGATCCGAAACCTTCTCCCATAGTGATCTCCAACTATAAGGCCTATGACTTTATCCGGGAAGGGCAGATTAGCCTCCGGGGGCGTATCGCCCAGCAAACCTACGGGGCTTCTTCGGGCGTCCTGGACGCCTCGGTGCTGGAGGAACTTTCCGCCATGACCGATATTTCCCTGGCAGCATCCCTCTTGGAATCCCGGGATACGGAAATTGACGAGAGCGCCCCGGATACTCCGGTGGTCGCCGACGAAATACCCTATTCCTCCCTGATTGCCCAGGGCGGGGCATTCCGCTTGGAATACCGTCTGAACCCCCAGGATGATTGGGGTTCCGTGACCATACGGGGGGATGGCACCTTTGACCTGCCGGTGGATATGAACAGCTTCCGGGAAGGGCCGGTGCATATAGAACTCCGGACCCTACAGCGGGAGGTTCCGGCCATCCCCCTGTACTTCCCCCTGAACCGGGCGGAATCGGATCCGGTGGTACACTTTATTTCCCCTGTTCAGAATGGTACCACGGTAAACGGTTCTACCACTGTTACCGGCCGGGTCAATTCTGTTGTGCCGATACGTGAAATCGCCTTTACCACCGACGAAACCATTTTTACCCCCATAGAGATGAAAGAGGGCTTCCAAAAGTATGAATTCTCCACCCTCTTTGATTTTACCGCCATGGATAGGGCCGGGGGCAGCTTTTCTATACGGGTAACCGACAAAAACGGCGATGCCTTCCTCACCCCCCTGGATGTGCCGGTGGACGCTGCCAGCGATGATCCGATTATCACCTTTAACCAGCCTTTGGAGAAAGAGGTCATTGTGGATGATCTGTCCATCACCGGTATAGTCCAGGACGATGATCAGGTGTACGGCATCCACTGGCGGATCATTAAAAAAGACGAGGATACTACCGCCCGCACCAAGATGTTTGCTTGGGAGGATGAGGAGCTTGAAGAGGAGTCCCCTCTTTCTTCGGACTTTACCTTTATTGAAACAGATCAGGTATTTGACATCTCTATCCCCCTGGCTTACCTTTCGGATGGCGAATGGATCATTGAAGCCTTTGGTGAGGATATCTACGGTATCCAGGGGGAAGTGACCCAGCGGATCATACGGGTCAGCCTGGCAAACCCCCAGGTAACCATGACCGATCCGGTGATGACGGTCTACAACCGGGGGGTTATCTATATCCACGGCAATGCCTTGGACAGAAATGGTATCCAGGGCGTATGGGTGTCCATGGATAACGGTAATTCCTACCAGCAGGCTGAGGGCGGGGAAGAATGGCGGCTCAGCCTGAATACGGCTCTCTATGAGGATGGGGAGTACGCCGTGCTATTACGGGTGCGGGACCGCTACGACCGGGAGACCATAGACAGCGCCATGCTCAACATTGACAATACCCCCCCGGATATGGTCTTTGAGGTACCCTACGACGATGCGGATATCGGGAACACTCTTGATATCGCAGCCCGCATCCAGGACAACATCGTTTTACAGGAAATTACCCTGGAGGTAATCTCAGTCTCCAATTCCGACTACCGCCTGACCTATACCCTGGACCCCGCCCCGGTCATTCTGGAAGCCCTTGATATTTCCGAGGCGCCCCTTGGATTCTACAATATCCGTATCGTTGCCACGGACATGGCGGGAAATACCGCCGTGGCCAGCCGCAATGTTACTAAAACTACCGAGGCTGAGGCATCGGAAGCGTCCTTCTACAACCCCATGCCCGGAGAAGTTCATACAGGCACCATCAACATAAGCGGTCGGACCCGGGGACTGGTGGTTCCCACAGAGGTCCAACTCTGGGCAAACCGGGAGCCCCATGCTACGGTACCAGTAGATAAATACGGAAATTTCTTTTATAAGTTCCCCCAGAATAAAATACCCGACGACGGCTTTCTTGTCCTTTCGGCCAGCTATGAAACCCCCTCGGGGGAGATGGTGTTCAGCAATGAACACCCCATGCTCTACCGGGATGCGGGCCCCACGGTTACTGTTGAAAGCCACAAGGACGGGGACGTGATCACCGGCAGGCCCTGGTTAAAGGGCCGCGCCTGGATGGAGTTCAGCCCATCCCAGTGGGCTTCCCTGCCCAGGGGAGAGCGGCCTTACTACGATGTGAAAAAGGTCCTGATAAGCTTTGATAATGGCCGCACCTACCATGTTGCCAAGGGAACCCGGGAATGGAAATTCCGGCTGGAGTGCAGCGAGATAGGCCGGGGACCCCTTCCCATCCTGATTCGGGCGGAATTCGCCAACGGCGAAATAGCCATACGCCGGGTGGTAATGACTATTGACCTGGATCCCCCGGCCCTGCGGACCCTTGACCCAGAGGAAGATACCCTCCACCGGGATGCCTTGTATGTCTACGGTACCGCCTCAGAGGAATACGCCTTTGACTCGATCATGATCAACCTGCGGCCCGGGGATAAAGCCCTCTACATGATTCCCCCCATTATCCAGGGACTATACCTTGATGCATCCTTTTTCGGCGCAACTATCGCATCCGGAGGTTTGGGGATTACCTTCTTTGAGAACAATGTAAAGCTCCAGGTCCATGCGGGGATAGCGCCCTCTGAGGTCGAAGGCGAGGCAGGGCGATATCCCGGCCAAGTTTTCGGGGCCAAACTTATCGCCAACCTCTACAACCTCCCCTTCCGGTACATCTTCGGCCCGGACTGGGAAATGTTTTCCATGACCTGGGCACTGGGGGCCAACTTTGCCTACTTCTCCATGGGGGAAGGCACGCCCCAGATCCTGGGGGCGGTTCTGGCCCAATGGGAAGTGGCGCGTTTTACCTTTCCCCAGTTTAAGGTTTTCAGCTCCTATGCCGCCTATGTGGAACCCGCCGTGTGGTTTACCTCCACTGAAGAGGGTATCAAAGCAGACAGGTTCAAATTCCGTATCGGCTTTGGAATCCGGGCTAATGTGTTCTAA
- the cfpA gene encoding cytoplasmic filament protein CfpA encodes MGTKGTPGQAKSRQDEVTRLMQEETEKVIHHIKTQLPKEVVERLDVPGGLKDNLLNFFNRSFQDLFNHYLGSTEDDIGKSLRDFQQSSPRSYAGGDLPRYAPRDITELLTGIGGTGKFNTGEIEKSLVNMYGHFQGHLQKSINELEDKTSSLLRHRTDTGAFIRGDGSYRVVKCSFRDNLEKPRTVTDLKLSINIPESDLISPIFHYQATAEYLIKDLLSRRIQNSIDKEIEQLRDERIDEGLEDLNDTDLLLHKLDQVEEFTDDNADQDKAKRYSLLAKSIMDRLKGMGAELEGDYDQLNIRENLRKIIDSENIRDRGFNTAINSITTILDNARLGFQYIENLKNARELVIREYEDTDTQGLPDERYQLRLRYYDTNQLTEARKAYDAQMKSFGTEVKLVWDILQVIYEEGKSPFKVCDFKDLTRKTQDRIRKLNKDQAGPYGDLEKPWDEMSFVRPTETEVEKANRTYTWEKENIQRRIPIIRSLIQEIYNYDYPVERRSLEDRLNFLEAEYNRFEYGINPYHLQPGLVLDMDITSIKRKKLTLEAMSNVLTEFLRTVSRGFQDAALSNSPRQGGTGNQRNDRFRKGNLGNPSPAGSASFLAGSISASLGMDETQPLPDSVPMEEDPESGSDTELPVKSPTDEEAGEIREI; translated from the coding sequence ATGGGAACCAAGGGCACACCGGGCCAGGCAAAAAGCCGGCAGGACGAAGTTACACGGCTCATGCAGGAGGAGACTGAAAAGGTCATCCATCACATAAAAACCCAACTGCCCAAGGAAGTGGTTGAACGGCTGGATGTCCCGGGGGGGCTCAAGGATAATTTGCTGAATTTTTTCAACCGGAGTTTTCAGGATCTGTTCAATCATTATCTGGGAAGTACCGAAGACGATATTGGGAAAAGCCTGCGCGACTTTCAACAAAGTTCCCCGCGCAGTTATGCTGGGGGAGATCTTCCCCGGTACGCCCCCAGGGACATTACAGAACTTCTTACGGGCATAGGCGGGACAGGTAAATTCAACACCGGGGAAATCGAAAAATCCCTGGTCAATATGTACGGTCATTTCCAGGGTCACCTTCAAAAAAGCATCAATGAACTGGAAGATAAGACCAGCAGCCTCCTCCGGCACAGGACCGATACAGGGGCCTTTATCCGGGGTGACGGAAGTTATAGGGTGGTCAAGTGCAGTTTCAGGGACAACCTGGAAAAGCCCAGGACGGTAACGGACCTTAAACTTTCGATTAATATTCCTGAATCGGATCTGATAAGCCCCATCTTTCACTACCAGGCTACCGCAGAATATCTGATAAAGGATCTGCTCTCCAGACGGATACAGAATAGCATTGACAAGGAAATTGAACAGCTTCGGGATGAACGGATAGATGAGGGCTTAGAGGATCTGAACGATACGGATCTGCTCCTGCATAAGTTGGATCAGGTGGAGGAATTCACCGATGACAATGCGGATCAGGACAAAGCGAAGCGGTACTCCCTGCTCGCCAAGAGCATCATGGACCGGCTTAAGGGCATGGGTGCAGAACTTGAAGGGGATTACGACCAGTTGAATATACGGGAAAACCTCAGGAAGATCATTGATTCCGAAAATATCCGGGATAGAGGCTTCAACACTGCGATTAATTCCATTACCACAATCCTGGACAATGCCCGGCTTGGATTTCAATACATTGAAAACTTAAAAAACGCCCGGGAACTGGTTATCCGGGAATATGAAGACACGGATACCCAGGGGCTTCCGGACGAACGGTACCAGCTGCGGCTGCGTTACTACGATACCAATCAGCTTACAGAAGCCCGCAAAGCCTATGACGCTCAGATGAAGAGTTTCGGGACCGAGGTAAAACTGGTTTGGGACATACTTCAGGTAATCTACGAGGAGGGCAAATCCCCCTTTAAGGTCTGTGACTTCAAGGACCTGACCCGAAAAACCCAGGACCGGATCCGTAAACTGAATAAGGACCAGGCTGGCCCCTACGGGGATCTTGAAAAACCCTGGGATGAAATGAGTTTTGTACGCCCTACTGAGACCGAGGTGGAGAAGGCGAACCGCACCTACACCTGGGAAAAGGAAAATATCCAGCGCCGCATCCCCATCATACGGAGCCTGATCCAGGAAATTTACAATTACGATTATCCTGTGGAACGGCGCTCCCTGGAGGATAGGCTGAATTTTCTGGAAGCGGAATACAATCGCTTTGAGTACGGCATCAACCCCTACCACCTCCAGCCCGGGCTGGTCCTGGATATGGATATCACTTCAATAAAACGGAAAAAACTGACCCTGGAGGCAATGTCCAATGTGCTCACCGAATTCCTCCGCACTGTTTCCCGGGGCTTCCAGGATGCAGCCCTCTCCAACAGTCCCCGCCAGGGGGGCACCGGCAATCAGAGGAATGACCGTTTCCGCAAGGGAAATCTTGGCAACCCCAGCCCCGCCGGGTCCGCCTCCTTTCTTGCGGGCAGCATTTCTGCCAGTTTAGGTATGGACGAAACCCAACCTCTCCCGGATTCGGTGCCTATGGAAGAGGATCCGGAAAGCGGGTCGGATACGGAACTTCCAGTGAAGTCTCCCACAGATGAAGAAGCCGGGGAGATTCGGGAAATTTGA
- a CDS encoding helix-turn-helix domain-containing protein: protein MDKDKTVWAEKVTVIEDLMTVHDVARITQFKVCTIRKFVLKETIPFIKIGGGLRFRPSEIAAWINGGMKGGDAAGIRSGKGEAERNPELFTGLEAECISKGAGDDGHK from the coding sequence ATGGATAAAGACAAAACGGTGTGGGCGGAAAAGGTGACGGTCATCGAGGACCTGATGACGGTGCATGATGTGGCACGGATTACCCAATTCAAGGTTTGCACGATCCGCAAGTTTGTACTGAAAGAAACGATTCCCTTTATCAAGATTGGGGGCGGTTTGCGGTTCCGGCCTTCTGAAATTGCGGCATGGATTAACGGGGGCATGAAAGGCGGGGATGCGGCGGGCATCCGTTCCGGGAAGGGGGAGGCTGAAAGAAATCCGGAACTGTTTACCGGGCTGGAAGCGGAGTGCATTTCCAAGGGGGCCGGTGATGACGGACATAAATAA
- a CDS encoding ABC transporter substrate-binding protein translates to MIRTTSTLLIVLLLVGCGKQEPVKLRVLNYTDSTSPAYSTELERVWEAFEKANPEIILEREDLRGESFFNRLETYITAGDLPDVIYAWPSEQAAGLTAPGITELHAKKLLKDLAPLIKKDKLGMTYSPVALDGALQAGGYLGILPRSIGSSHSFYVNNAVLRDAGLSPAKTYDELKAQVPLLAAKGYDTVIIGNQDGWVMPYCLFSLLAGRFCGPRWEQRILSGEAKFTDEDFIAAISFVQNLYRDAVIPMETLNYSYGDVTRRFATGQSAYLIDSQQRAAALVSPDTNGDTLISAEREEDILLRVFPEIRGVKLNNSTSVIPGPGWGIGAQVASNSAKEKAAWGLVKWLSGKEVQTWLLESGAIMTATRTDIEIDSLPLSLLQKAAAGFAGNYSAGTAVISRTFQSRVNVSLNDGLQELGIGTKSAKQVAEAVQRSFEQP, encoded by the coding sequence TTGATACGGACCACATCAACCTTACTGATAGTTTTATTGCTGGTAGGGTGCGGCAAACAGGAACCTGTAAAACTGCGGGTACTGAATTATACAGACAGCACATCCCCCGCTTATTCAACTGAACTTGAACGGGTATGGGAAGCCTTTGAAAAGGCAAATCCGGAGATTATCCTGGAACGGGAGGATCTCCGGGGAGAATCCTTTTTTAACAGGCTTGAGACCTATATCACCGCAGGGGATCTTCCGGATGTGATCTACGCATGGCCTTCGGAACAGGCCGCAGGGCTTACCGCCCCGGGTATCACAGAGCTTCATGCCAAAAAACTCCTCAAGGACCTGGCGCCCCTCATTAAAAAGGACAAACTTGGAATGACCTACTCCCCGGTTGCCCTGGACGGCGCGCTTCAGGCAGGTGGCTATCTGGGGATTTTACCCCGGTCCATCGGTTCCAGCCACAGTTTTTATGTCAATAATGCGGTTCTTCGGGATGCAGGACTTAGTCCAGCAAAGACCTACGATGAACTGAAAGCCCAGGTTCCCCTGCTGGCCGCCAAGGGGTATGACACGGTTATTATCGGTAATCAGGACGGCTGGGTAATGCCCTACTGCCTTTTTTCGCTTTTGGCCGGACGGTTCTGCGGCCCCCGCTGGGAACAGCGTATACTCTCGGGAGAAGCAAAATTCACGGATGAAGATTTTATAGCGGCTATCAGCTTCGTACAGAATCTCTACCGGGATGCTGTGATCCCCATGGAGACACTAAACTATTCCTACGGAGACGTTACCCGGCGCTTTGCCACAGGCCAGTCAGCCTATTTGATCGACAGCCAACAACGGGCAGCCGCCCTGGTAAGTCCCGACACCAATGGTGATACATTAATCTCAGCGGAACGGGAGGAAGACATACTCCTCAGGGTATTCCCTGAAATCAGGGGAGTAAAACTAAACAATTCTACCTCGGTTATCCCCGGCCCCGGATGGGGCATCGGCGCTCAGGTAGCTTCAAATTCCGCAAAGGAAAAAGCAGCCTGGGGTCTGGTAAAGTGGCTTTCCGGCAAGGAAGTCCAGACTTGGCTTTTGGAATCAGGGGCCATCATGACAGCCACCCGCACTGATATTGAAATTGACAGCCTGCCCCTATCCCTCCTACAAAAGGCCGCCGCCGGCTTCGCCGGCAACTACAGCGCCGGAACCGCAGTGATCAGCAGGACCTTCCAGTCCCGGGTAAACGTCTCCCTCAACGATGGCTTGCAAGAACTGGGGATTGGAACCAAGTCCGCCAAACAGGTGGCAGAAGCGGTTCAACGCAGTTTTGAACAGCCGTAA